TTCCATATTCAGCCTATAGCTGGGTCGCACCTGGAACCCCGACTCGAGCCGGCGCACAGGATGGAGAATCACGCCAAGCTTGTCCCGCCCGACGCGTCGAATGACATCTTCAATGGTTTCTGATCCACGGCATGTGCCGGCCGGCAAACCCCAGATTCCGGGTAGCTCATCGTCATCGTCCGGACGGCGAACAGCAAGAATACGATCCTCCTGAAGCACCAGGACCGCTACGGCGTGCTTGGCGGGAAGAGGCGTCTCCATAAAACCTAATTCAAATTGCATGATCCAATGGTCTTAACTACCGCCAAAGCTCCGAAGCCAGTCTCCGTATTGCCATACGTCCCGGAGCACATCGCGAAAGGGAGGCCGGTGCTTGCCGTAGGCCGTCCGAAGCCTCCAACGGAGATATTGCCGCGGCGGCACCGGAAGAAAAGGCCAGGCACGGTACCAGTCTCGAGGAATGAGGCGCAGGTAAAAGCGAAAAAGCGCCAGGGCAATGCCGAGATGTCTCATTTGAAAACTTTCGTGTTGCACTGCGCGAGTCCCGTCACTAGAGTAAGTCCTGCCCCGCCCCATATCCCACCACAATCCAGATGCTTTTCAAAACACGGAGTGCTGCTGTATACGGAATCGAAGCGTACCTTGTCGACGTTGAAGTCAATCTAAGTACCGGGGGAAACGGCAATGTCGTCATTGTCGGCCTTCCGGATACGGCGGTTCGGGAATCCCGAAATCGCATCATACCTGCGATCCGCAATAGCGGATACGGAGCGCCCTACCAGCGCATCGTCATTAATCTCGGACCCGCCGACGTGAAGAAGGAGGGCTCGGCTTTCGATCTCCCGATGGCCGTCGGCATTCTGGGTGGATACGGATTGCTGGCCAAACAGGATGTCTCCGATTATCTGATGGTCGGGGAACTGTCCCTGGACGGCAAACTCCGTCCGGTGAAGGGCGTTCTATCGATTGCAATGCTTGCCCGCGACCGCAAGATTCCGCACTTGCTGGTTCCTCTCGGCAATGCGCGCGAAGCGGCTGTTGTCGAAGGCGTCGCGGTGTATCCCGTTCGCACCTTGACGGAGGTGGTGGACTTCATCAACGGCACCCGCACGATCGATCCGGTGCGCCCCGAACACTGTGTCGAAACACCGGAGACGCACCGCCGCCTGGAAGATTTTCGCGACGTGCGCGGCCAATATCACACGAAACGCGCGATCGAGGTTGCAATGGCAGGAGGCCACAACATGCTTCTGGTGGGACCTCCGGGAGCGGGAAAGACAATGCTCGCGAAGCGAATCCCGACGATCCTGCCACCCATGAGCTTCGAGGAGAGCCTGGAGACAACGCGAATCCACTCCGTATCGGGTCTGCTGCCGTCCGAGAGCGGGATGATCATGACACGGCCATTCCGCTCGCCCCACCACACGATTTCAGACGCCGGTCTGGTCGGTGGCGGATCCATTCCAAGGCCGGGCGAAGTGAGCATGGCACACCACGGAATTCTGTTTCTGGACGAATTGCCGGA
The sequence above is a segment of the Terriglobia bacterium genome. Coding sequences within it:
- a CDS encoding NUDIX domain-containing protein; the encoded protein is MQFELGFMETPLPAKHAVAVLVLQEDRILAVRRPDDDDELPGIWGLPAGTCRGSETIEDVIRRVGRDKLGVILHPVRRLESGFQVRPSYRLNMELWEATMDGTPSRSQWQWAGLDLLQPGVAKGSLCCALAIQNKGRVT
- a CDS encoding YifB family Mg chelatase-like AAA ATPase, with the translated sequence MLFKTRSAAVYGIEAYLVDVEVNLSTGGNGNVVIVGLPDTAVRESRNRIIPAIRNSGYGAPYQRIVINLGPADVKKEGSAFDLPMAVGILGGYGLLAKQDVSDYLMVGELSLDGKLRPVKGVLSIAMLARDRKIPHLLVPLGNAREAAVVEGVAVYPVRTLTEVVDFINGTRTIDPVRPEHCVETPETHRRLEDFRDVRGQYHTKRAIEVAMAGGHNMLLVGPPGAGKTMLAKRIPTILPPMSFEESLETTRIHSVSGLLPSESGMIMTRPFRSPHHTISDAGLVGGGSIPRPGEVSMAHHGILFLDELPEFPRNVLEVLRQPLEERRVTIARAQMTLTFPASFVLIAAMNPCPCGFANDFRRECFCTPPQIQRYMSKISGPLMDRIDIQVDVPAVPYKDLAGGRAAESSEMIRHRVIAARNSQLRRFFDEHIYCNAQMGPRHIRKYCVLSAECERIMENAVTKLGFSARGYDRILKVARTVADLAGAEDLESKHLSEAVQYRTLDRNLWL